A window of Sutcliffiella cohnii contains these coding sequences:
- a CDS encoding stage VI sporulation protein F, whose protein sequence is MNNNFFKGIEQKTGVNMKDVFELANSMQNANFKDEATVRGLVKRVAKLANRNVPQELEDKIVNTLINGDKPVDMGTISKMLNEKKK, encoded by the coding sequence ATGAATAACAACTTCTTTAAAGGAATTGAACAAAAAACAGGTGTAAATATGAAAGATGTATTTGAACTTGCTAACTCAATGCAAAATGCAAATTTTAAAGATGAAGCTACTGTAAGAGGGCTTGTGAAGCGTGTTGCTAAATTAGCAAATCGAAACGTCCCTCAAGAGCTTGAAGATAAAATTGTCAATACATTAATCAATGGTGACAAACCAGTAGATATGGGAACAATATCTAAAATGCTAAACGAAAAAAAGAAGTAA
- the sda gene encoding sporulation histidine kinase inhibitor Sda, with protein MKNKKSQYEVYSIFHLSDDMLLTTLHKAMKLQLDESFIEILMKEVNRRQLSLSIEKMKNH; from the coding sequence ATGAAAAATAAAAAGTCCCAATATGAAGTGTATTCGATTTTTCATTTATCGGATGACATGCTGCTTACAACGCTACATAAAGCAATGAAGCTGCAATTGGATGAAAGCTTTATCGAAATTTTAATGAAAGAAGTTAACAGACGACAATTATCACTTTCTATAGAAAAGATGAAAAACCACTGA
- a CDS encoding ATP-dependent helicase yields the protein MKLAIWKSQPISLNKIARERYQQIYELGQRYELTCSICSTRVKMYLGIYEEPHFYPVDKSINHEECERKAATMESPIVEIEESASYLEQNGFRIPKSRSISTQPSIDQTSWKAPKYISNLPIYLQNITNTPAPESPFWEQLLKKNIVLDFSQREAVKHVDGPLLVLAGAGSGKTRVLTTRVAYMIGEQKIDPRSIMLVTFTAKAAQEMKERLSLYTNRASMNGVVAGTFHSIFYRIVSHHEPSRWNHEKLLKWEWQKEQFLKQTGRSLGLDEKEFPWDEAIQMISYWKNNLQFPNDIKASNKTEEDYLHLYKEYEQWKKTNEFFDFDDMLIGCYELFTRDENLLQKYQQRFQYFLIDEFQDINKVQYETIKLLAKSKNLCVVGDDDQSIYAFRGSDPSYIVNFDRDFPTTKVVTLSENYRSTHAIVASANKVIAHNKKRKQKSMNAQVDNKKSPLLFFPHDEEEEATMIVQDMKERIENGDNPNDFAILYRTHSAARAIFERLTQSGLPFSIDQDYDSFYNRRIVKSMIAFLRLSHDKNDVKALTDILPALFLKQSSLQDAKAISILEDCDLAVALSKISNIAPFQAKKLKKLVPLFSSLQAVTPTVALEIIEKDMGFSDYVKKRGNEGNMVEKGSDDVRDLKVVAKKFSTVEDFLAHIDDMIAKTTEMKKLSKQFKDAIRLSTIHRAKGLEYKKVYILSVVDGGIPHDFALEDVRNGDYHSLEEERRLLYVAMTRAKEELFLSVPQNRRGKKAYLSRFIKQILPN from the coding sequence ATGAAACTAGCAATCTGGAAGAGTCAACCTATTTCTCTTAATAAAATTGCGAGAGAACGGTATCAGCAAATATATGAACTTGGACAACGTTATGAACTAACATGTTCAATTTGTTCAACACGAGTAAAAATGTATTTAGGTATTTATGAAGAGCCTCATTTTTACCCAGTCGACAAATCCATTAATCATGAAGAGTGTGAACGAAAAGCGGCTACTATGGAGTCGCCGATAGTCGAAATAGAAGAAAGCGCATCGTATTTAGAACAGAATGGGTTTCGAATTCCGAAATCACGTTCTATTTCTACTCAACCCTCCATCGATCAAACATCGTGGAAAGCACCTAAATACATTTCCAATTTACCAATATATTTACAAAATATTACGAACACTCCAGCGCCAGAAAGTCCGTTCTGGGAGCAACTATTGAAAAAAAATATTGTTCTAGACTTTTCCCAGCGTGAAGCAGTAAAACATGTTGACGGGCCGTTGCTCGTTTTAGCAGGTGCTGGTAGTGGAAAGACAAGAGTTTTAACTACAAGAGTCGCTTATATGATTGGAGAACAGAAAATAGACCCTCGTTCGATTATGCTTGTTACGTTTACAGCGAAAGCAGCTCAAGAAATGAAAGAGCGGTTATCACTATATACGAACCGTGCTTCCATGAATGGCGTAGTAGCTGGCACATTTCATAGCATTTTTTACCGAATCGTAAGCCACCATGAACCAAGCCGCTGGAACCATGAAAAGCTATTAAAATGGGAATGGCAAAAGGAGCAATTTTTAAAGCAAACTGGTCGCAGTCTCGGCCTAGACGAAAAGGAATTCCCTTGGGACGAAGCAATCCAGATGATCAGTTATTGGAAAAACAATTTACAATTTCCAAACGACATTAAAGCTTCTAACAAAACGGAGGAAGACTACCTTCATTTATATAAGGAATATGAACAGTGGAAAAAAACAAACGAGTTCTTCGACTTTGATGATATGCTGATTGGCTGTTACGAATTATTCACTCGAGATGAAAACCTACTACAAAAATATCAGCAACGCTTTCAATATTTTTTAATAGATGAATTTCAAGATATTAATAAAGTTCAATATGAAACGATTAAATTATTAGCTAAAAGTAAAAATTTATGTGTGGTCGGTGACGATGACCAATCCATCTATGCGTTTAGAGGAAGCGACCCGTCCTATATCGTAAATTTCGATCGAGATTTTCCAACTACAAAAGTAGTTACACTGTCTGAAAACTATCGATCCACACATGCGATTGTTGCCTCTGCTAATAAAGTAATCGCTCATAATAAAAAGAGAAAGCAAAAAAGTATGAATGCGCAAGTAGATAATAAAAAGTCTCCCCTTCTTTTCTTTCCTCACGATGAGGAAGAGGAAGCGACAATGATCGTGCAAGATATGAAAGAACGAATAGAAAATGGAGACAATCCTAACGATTTTGCTATTCTATACAGAACTCATAGTGCAGCCCGTGCTATTTTCGAACGACTTACACAATCTGGCTTACCATTTTCAATTGACCAAGACTATGATAGTTTTTATAATCGTCGCATTGTGAAAAGTATGATTGCTTTTTTAAGACTCAGTCACGATAAAAATGATGTAAAGGCGTTAACAGATATTTTGCCAGCTCTATTTTTAAAGCAGTCTAGTTTACAAGATGCGAAAGCTATATCGATACTAGAAGATTGTGATTTAGCTGTCGCATTATCGAAAATATCTAATATTGCACCATTTCAAGCGAAAAAGTTAAAAAAGCTCGTCCCACTTTTCTCCTCGTTACAAGCTGTGACTCCAACGGTTGCACTTGAAATAATTGAGAAGGACATGGGATTTTCCGATTATGTTAAAAAGCGCGGCAACGAAGGGAATATGGTTGAAAAAGGATCTGACGATGTACGTGATTTGAAGGTTGTCGCTAAAAAGTTTTCGACAGTTGAAGATTTCCTTGCACATATTGATGATATGATTGCCAAAACAACGGAAATGAAAAAACTAAGCAAACAGTTTAAAGATGCAATACGCCTTTCCACTATTCATCGTGCAAAAGGACTTGAATATAAGAAAGTATATATTTTAAGTGTTGTCGACGGTGGTATTCCCCATGACTTTGCTTTAGAGGACGTTCGTAACGGTGACTATCATTCATTAGAAGAAGAGCGAAGACTTTTATACGTTGCGATGACTCGTGCAAAGGAAGAGTTGTTTCTTTCCGTCCCACAAAATAGACGTGGAAAAAAAGCGTATTTATCGAGGTTCATCAAACAAATACTGCCAAATTAA
- a CDS encoding DUF421 domain-containing protein, with protein sequence MDFIRIAVELSVGFISLFIVTQLLGKTQITQITPFDFISALVLGELVGNALYDPEVGVDKILYSLTLWGILIYLLELITQKWRRSRKILEGRPSLVIYEGKINRKELKRSKLDINQLQHLLRAKGAFSIREVEYAVLETDGSVSVLKKHGFANPTNADLSIPYSKPQLAVTLISDGDVIYENLEEFHLTVQWLLLEIKKQGFHNPSDILLAEYQQGKSLYILPFTEEKL encoded by the coding sequence ATGGACTTTATCCGAATAGCTGTTGAGTTATCTGTTGGTTTTATTTCACTATTTATCGTAACGCAATTATTAGGGAAAACTCAAATCACTCAAATTACACCATTTGATTTTATCTCTGCACTAGTACTAGGAGAACTTGTCGGTAATGCACTTTATGATCCGGAAGTAGGTGTAGATAAAATCCTCTACTCCTTAACCTTATGGGGAATATTAATTTATTTATTAGAACTAATTACACAAAAGTGGCGAAGGTCAAGAAAGATACTTGAAGGACGACCTTCACTTGTAATTTATGAAGGGAAAATAAATAGGAAGGAATTAAAAAGGAGTAAATTAGACATAAACCAATTACAGCATTTATTACGAGCAAAAGGTGCTTTTTCTATTCGCGAAGTAGAATATGCCGTTTTAGAAACAGATGGGTCTGTTAGTGTATTAAAGAAACATGGATTCGCTAACCCTACTAATGCTGACCTTTCTATTCCTTATTCAAAACCTCAGCTTGCTGTTACACTCATTTCAGATGGAGACGTAATTTATGAAAACTTAGAAGAATTTCATTTAACTGTACAGTGGCTATTACTAGAAATAAAAAAACAGGGCTTTCATAACCCATCTGACATTCTTTTAGCGGAGTACCAACAAGGTAAATCTTTATACATATTGCCATTTACAGAGGAAAAATTGTAA
- a CDS encoding transposase: protein MILQQSHFALASTVGPVLEIHTRVVFYDGETSPDKIIITPAKPADVTQLDGLMVIDHDALHVFDRGYFDFKKFDEYCCNNIRFCTRIKDNTIIHVIEELSVDPSTGISREAIIKLGKMKYPVRLIETKDSQGNTLAIIINDAKMSTRN, encoded by the coding sequence TTGATTCTACAACAATCTCACTTTGCCTTAGCCAGTACCGTTGGGCCCGTTTTAGAAATACATACTAGAGTTGTATTTTATGATGGCGAAACTTCGCCGGATAAAATCATCATTACTCCTGCAAAACCGGCAGACGTTACCCAGTTGGATGGCTTGATGGTTATTGATCATGATGCACTACATGTGTTCGACCGTGGCTATTTTGATTTCAAAAAGTTCGATGAATACTGTTGTAATAATATTCGATTCTGTACGCGCATTAAGGACAACACCATCATCCACGTTATCGAGGAACTGTCAGTAGATCCGTCGACTGGTATCTCACGTGAGGCAATCATAAAACTAGGAAAAATGAAATATCCTGTCAGGCTGATAGAAACAAAAGATAGTCAAGGAAATACCCTAGCCATCATCATCAATGATGCGAAGATGAGCACAAGAAATTAG
- a CDS encoding DUF4372 domain-containing protein — protein sequence MNTVFKEYIHPMDEKVILKMIDQMKLDKYTKKLDSLTFTKLFIYAQLMKLGSLKKISLKVKNKKKLQKELGLKCIKTISIIP from the coding sequence ATAAATACAGTTTTTAAGGAATACATCCACCCTATGGATGAAAAAGTTATTTTGAAAATGATTGATCAGATGAAGCTTGATAAGTATACGAAAAAGCTTGATAGTCTAACCTTCACGAAACTTTTTATATATGCTCAGCTAATGAAGCTTGGCAGCTTAAAAAAAATTAGTCTCAAGGTAAAAAACAAAAAGAAATTACAAAAAGAACTTGGCTTAAAATGCATTAAGACAATCTCAATTATCCCGTGA
- a CDS encoding GNAT family N-acetyltransferase, with product MHVKIVQSEREKQDAFEVRKTVFVEEQNVPLEEEIDEYDNTATHFVLYDGDSPVGAGRFREVDGYGKVERICVLSTYRKSKGAGRIIMDQIEQHAKEEGFTKLKLNAQTHAEGFYSKLGYATVSDIFMDAGIPHVTMIKSIA from the coding sequence TTGCACGTAAAAATAGTACAATCAGAACGAGAAAAACAAGATGCATTTGAAGTACGTAAAACAGTCTTTGTCGAGGAACAAAACGTTCCGTTAGAAGAAGAGATAGATGAGTACGATAATACAGCAACTCATTTTGTCTTATACGACGGGGATTCCCCAGTAGGAGCAGGACGCTTTCGTGAAGTAGATGGCTATGGAAAAGTAGAACGAATTTGTGTTCTTTCTACCTACCGTAAAAGTAAAGGTGCTGGTCGCATCATTATGGATCAAATTGAACAACATGCGAAAGAAGAAGGTTTTACAAAGTTAAAACTAAATGCCCAAACACATGCGGAAGGTTTCTATTCGAAGCTTGGGTATGCAACAGTTTCGGACATTTTTATGGACGCAGGCATCCCTCACGTAACAATGATTAAATCAATAGCATAG